A single window of Nocardia sp. NBC_01327 DNA harbors:
- a CDS encoding response regulator transcription factor has product MRILVVDDDRAVRESLRRSLTFNGYTVDLAVDGVDALEKTTSSRPDALVLDVMMPRMDGLEVCRRLRSTGDDLPILVLTARDSVSERVAGLDAGADDYLPKPFALEELLARLRALLRRTTVDQMEGSEAMQFADLSLDPVTREVLRGERSISLTRTEFSLLEMLMANPRRVLTRSRILEEVWGYDFPTSGNALEVYIGYLRRKTEAEGEPRLIHTVRGVGYVLRETPP; this is encoded by the coding sequence ATGCGCATTCTGGTAGTCGACGACGACCGCGCGGTCCGGGAATCGCTGCGTCGCTCGCTGACCTTCAACGGCTATACCGTCGACCTCGCGGTCGACGGTGTGGACGCCCTCGAGAAGACCACCAGCTCGCGGCCCGATGCTCTGGTACTCGACGTGATGATGCCCCGTATGGACGGGCTCGAGGTGTGCCGCCGGCTCCGCAGCACCGGCGATGATCTGCCGATTCTGGTACTCACGGCACGGGATTCGGTCTCCGAGCGGGTAGCCGGACTCGATGCCGGCGCCGACGACTACCTGCCCAAGCCGTTCGCCCTGGAAGAGCTGCTGGCCCGGCTGCGGGCGCTGCTGCGCCGCACCACCGTCGACCAGATGGAGGGGTCGGAGGCCATGCAGTTCGCCGACCTGTCGCTGGATCCGGTCACCCGCGAGGTGCTGCGCGGCGAACGGTCGATCAGCCTGACCCGCACCGAGTTCTCGCTGCTGGAAATGCTGATGGCCAATCCGCGCCGGGTGCTCACCCGCAGCCGCATTCTCGAAGAGGTATGGGGCTACGACTTTCCGACCTCCGGCAATGCGCTGGAGGTCTACATCGGATATCTGCGCCGCAAAACCGAAGCCGAGGGTGAGCCGCGACTCATTCACACCGTGCGGGGCGTCGGGTATGTGCTGCGCGAGACCCCGCCGTAG
- a CDS encoding HAMP domain-containing sensor histidine kinase, with protein sequence MRPPMPLTRSVSLRWRVTLLAASVVAVAVAFTSIAAYAMVARSLYADVDSQLRARASLMIDNNFDSLGFQSIVLAGLYSNDVGVALIFPDLSPYVPPQTTNPPVGKQELAVARGEIGFSLRTVDNQRVLARRTHSGSTLVVSQRLQPTREVLDRLAWLLFVVGGCGVMLAAAAGTAVGRTGLRPIARLTAATERVARTDDLTPIPVTGDDELARLTESFNTMLRALTESRERQRRLVADAGHELKTPLTSLRTNMELLIASSRPGAPRIPDEDMVELRSDVMAQIEELSTLVGDLVDLAREDAPDLVYEQVDIGDVAGRALERARRRRSGVEFDAQLLPWFVFGHEAGLERAILNVLDNAAKWSPAGGTVRVTMREAGRGLLELAVDDAGPGIPPAERELVFERFYRTMTSRSMPGSGLGLAIVKQVVTKHGGTISIDTSERGGALIRIVLPGEGTPFAVPET encoded by the coding sequence ATGCGCCCGCCGATGCCGCTGACGCGTTCGGTATCGCTGCGCTGGCGGGTGACGCTGCTGGCCGCCTCCGTGGTGGCCGTCGCCGTGGCCTTCACCTCCATCGCGGCCTATGCGATGGTGGCGCGCTCGCTGTACGCGGATGTGGATTCGCAACTGCGCGCACGGGCTTCGCTGATGATCGACAACAACTTCGATTCGCTCGGCTTCCAGTCGATCGTGCTGGCCGGGCTGTATTCGAATGATGTCGGTGTGGCGCTGATCTTTCCGGACCTGTCCCCGTACGTGCCGCCGCAGACCACCAATCCGCCGGTGGGCAAACAGGAATTGGCGGTGGCGCGCGGGGAGATCGGCTTCTCGCTGCGCACCGTCGACAATCAGCGGGTGCTGGCTCGGCGCACGCATTCCGGTTCCACCCTGGTGGTTTCGCAGCGACTGCAACCCACCCGGGAGGTACTGGATCGGCTGGCGTGGCTGCTGTTCGTGGTCGGCGGCTGCGGGGTCATGCTCGCCGCGGCCGCGGGAACCGCGGTGGGGCGCACCGGTTTGCGGCCCATCGCCCGGCTGACCGCGGCCACCGAACGAGTCGCTCGCACCGATGACCTCACTCCCATTCCGGTCACGGGTGATGATGAACTCGCCAGGCTCACTGAGAGTTTCAACACCATGCTGCGCGCGCTCACCGAATCCCGGGAGCGGCAGCGGCGTTTGGTGGCCGACGCCGGTCATGAGCTGAAGACGCCACTGACGTCTTTGCGCACGAATATGGAGTTGTTGATCGCCTCGTCGCGTCCGGGTGCGCCGCGTATTCCGGATGAGGACATGGTCGAACTGCGCTCGGACGTCATGGCGCAGATCGAGGAATTGTCCACGCTGGTGGGCGATCTGGTGGACCTGGCTCGCGAGGACGCCCCCGATCTCGTCTACGAGCAGGTCGATATCGGCGATGTGGCCGGGCGCGCACTGGAGCGGGCGCGGCGGCGGCGCAGCGGTGTCGAATTCGATGCCCAGCTGCTGCCCTGGTTCGTCTTCGGCCACGAGGCCGGGCTCGAGCGTGCCATCCTCAATGTGCTCGACAATGCCGCCAAATGGAGTCCGGCGGGCGGCACGGTGCGGGTCACCATGCGCGAGGCCGGGCGCGGGCTGCTGGAGCTGGCCGTCGACGACGCCGGTCCCGGTATTCCGCCTGCCGAGCGCGAGCTGGTGTTCGAACGCTTCTATCGGACCATGACCTCGCGCTCCATGCCCGGCTCCGGCCTGGGCCTGGCCATCGTGAAGCAGGTGGTGACCAAGCACGGCGGCACCATCAGCATCGATACTTCCGAACGCGGGGGCGCTTTGATCCGTATCGTGCTGCCTGGAGAAGGCACACCTTTCGCGGTCCCCGAGACCTGA